In one Pasteuria penetrans genomic region, the following are encoded:
- the tilS gene encoding tRNA lysidine(34) synthetase TilS — translation MLSRLQYLLRHHNWLPHGSKLLIAVSGGTDSVALLHVLYTLQREYAWGLVVAYIQHGLRGAESEAEEQYVNSLARDWKIPYVREHLHLNSRPGGTRPAGARQARYDALYRLARTLGTDRIVLAHHADDQVETMLLHLLRGTGVAGLAGMRSVGQWRDATLVRPLLTISRSVIETYIQQVGLRPCFDSSNARRDQARNRLRHDLLPQFPAYNPRYRDAFLRLAAMVQAEEEMWEGMVEAVSRWVLRECTHVRWSLDQQGFVCLPVALQRRLVRYVLGGFLSVTSELSWRLVEPIRRIAVGRSPSRRIDLPCDAWFERSYTTLRFVRGCSIVPPHRNDSQNPIEVVAREVILPVPGEVDEVGWAGTIEARTMAREEAIHFPVPPSDVEVAVFDKDRLPDVLRVRTRRPGDRVQCVGMQGTKKLKKILMEARVPSRMRDHLPLVVAGGRILWVPGIRYARCAGVHVGTRWCLLLLYRPRSLGGGSNWYEGED, via the coding sequence GTGCTGTCACGTTTGCAGTATTTACTACGTCATCATAATTGGCTGCCCCATGGATCCAAATTATTGATTGCTGTATCCGGAGGTACGGATTCCGTTGCACTCCTGCATGTGTTGTATACGTTGCAGAGGGAATATGCTTGGGGATTGGTAGTAGCCTATATTCAGCATGGTTTGCGTGGTGCAGAGAGTGAGGCGGAGGAGCAATATGTGAATTCTCTCGCTAGGGATTGGAAAATTCCTTATGTAAGGGAGCACTTGCATTTGAATTCTCGCCCTGGGGGGACAAGACCTGCTGGAGCCCGTCAAGCTCGTTATGATGCCTTGTATCGGCTGGCGAGGACTTTGGGGACGGATCGGATCGTTCTGGCGCACCATGCCGATGATCAGGTGGAGACGATGTTGTTGCATCTTCTGCGCGGTACGGGGGTTGCCGGTTTAGCGGGCATGCGTTCTGTTGGTCAATGGAGGGATGCAACCCTTGTTAGGCCCCTGTTGACTATCAGCCGGTCCGTTATTGAAACTTATATCCAACAGGTTGGTCTGCGTCCCTGTTTTGACTCTAGTAATGCAAGACGTGATCAGGCTCGCAATCGTTTACGTCACGATCTATTACCACAATTTCCCGCCTACAACCCCCGTTATCGTGATGCTTTCCTACGACTAGCTGCTATGGTACAAGCAGAGGAGGAAATGTGGGAGGGTATGGTGGAGGCGGTTAGTCGTTGGGTTCTACGGGAATGTACCCACGTGCGATGGTCCTTGGATCAACAGGGTTTTGTGTGTTTGCCTGTAGCCTTACAGCGTAGACTTGTTCGTTATGTTTTGGGGGGATTTCTTTCTGTTACTAGCGAATTGTCTTGGCGTTTGGTGGAGCCGATTCGGAGAATAGCGGTAGGTCGTTCCCCTTCACGACGTATTGATTTACCCTGTGATGCTTGGTTTGAGCGTAGTTATACAACGCTCCGCTTCGTTCGTGGTTGTTCCATCGTCCCACCCCATAGAAATGACTCACAAAACCCCATTGAGGTTGTAGCAAGGGAGGTTATCCTTCCCGTGCCAGGTGAGGTGGATGAGGTTGGATGGGCTGGTACGATCGAGGCGCGTACGATGGCGAGGGAGGAGGCGATTCATTTCCCTGTTCCCCCATCCGATGTGGAGGTTGCGGTTTTTGATAAGGATCGGTTACCGGATGTACTGCGGGTTCGTACACGTCGACCCGGGGATCGTGTGCAATGTGTTGGAATGCAGGGTACGAAGAAACTGAAAAAAATACTGATGGAGGCCCGGGTTCCTTCTAGGATGAGGGATCATTTGCCCTTGGTCGTGGCCGGTGGACGAATTCTTTGGGTTCCCGGGATTCGGTATGCTCGTTGCGCGGGGGTTCATGTGGGAACCCGTTGGTGTTTGTTGTTGTTGTATCGTCCCCGCTCTTTGGGGGGAGGTTCGAACTGGTATGAGGGGGAAGATTAG
- a CDS encoding SpoIIE family protein phosphatase: MGLVWSRLGLGHGRLRGSWTVLGIFLAGVSLGRAELLGTLSPFALPYAMAVFGVARTFYWPTVLGSVLGALLGSPLQGKQWLSLGLLVLIGLGWERCTHGPLRFPMVWVGFASIFSYGVLWLVEGGVRGQDLALALVDSMLSALLVPVFMRAIPLFTAGRRRLLIRPEMTLACLFFLAAVVSGAAHWGFWGVRVSDWLAHGLTAMVAWGGGGLWGSAFGTLVVSFLYLVGGPTSFFFPSLPLAGLLAGLLWTGSRRRGVLCCFGLSALWDVFLHAETVPLLPMLLTVGLALFFLLLVPARWPDQLASIIPGTVVQESVQQDYLRRLRDVTAERVEKFVQVFQELAHSFGGGKERITKTGGQGQPLLADLASSIAEGVCPGCPKQAVCWDSHVETTCNELGKMIPLLSRSGGNAMPTVAWRKYCVRPQPTANVLRDVYTHRVVRERSDAREMAVRQLVRDQLSGMAEVMDNLAKEIRGGVCAAEACEEKLSGALIAGGIPMERLDVINLQPGRIELEITLLQQGAKGVGKRWIAPLLSQVLGEPVHLLRHASCGDGRGALLSFGSAQRYRLRIGHAMVVKEGKTVSGDSSCALDLGTGKFALAVSDGMGHGEKAREESQSALRLLRRLLRVGIAPLVAVQTVNTVLRLRASDEEMFTTVDLVLVDLYTASGQFLKIGSAPGFVKRDQEVHRLRASHPPIGILPTLDIEPLHVELESGDLVILMTDGVYDAMEDAAWLHCLRNAAIPDPQNFADSLLEAAWDRRGHEAKDDMTVVVAKVERCVGEWSTVRFPGVASVRRSV; the protein is encoded by the coding sequence ATGGGATTGGTATGGTCGCGGTTGGGGCTAGGGCACGGGCGGTTGCGCGGGTCGTGGACTGTGTTGGGGATTTTCCTGGCCGGTGTGAGTCTGGGACGCGCGGAGCTGTTAGGCACCCTTTCGCCGTTTGCATTACCCTATGCAATGGCGGTTTTTGGGGTGGCAAGAACTTTCTATTGGCCCACGGTGTTGGGCTCTGTATTGGGTGCTTTGTTGGGTTCTCCATTACAAGGTAAGCAATGGTTATCACTCGGATTGCTAGTGTTGATTGGTTTAGGTTGGGAGCGTTGTACCCATGGTCCTCTGCGGTTTCCCATGGTATGGGTAGGATTTGCCTCCATTTTTTCCTATGGTGTTCTTTGGCTGGTTGAGGGGGGTGTGCGCGGTCAGGATCTGGCATTGGCCTTGGTTGACAGCATGCTGTCTGCCCTCCTTGTGCCCGTTTTTATGCGTGCGATTCCTCTCTTTACGGCGGGTCGAAGACGGCTTCTCATCCGCCCCGAGATGACCCTTGCTTGTTTGTTTTTCCTAGCTGCTGTGGTATCCGGAGCGGCCCACTGGGGATTTTGGGGTGTTCGTGTTTCAGACTGGCTAGCCCACGGATTGACGGCTATGGTTGCTTGGGGTGGGGGTGGTTTGTGGGGCAGTGCTTTTGGAACCTTGGTGGTATCCTTTCTTTATTTGGTGGGGGGTCCCACATCCTTCTTTTTTCCCTCCCTACCCCTGGCTGGTCTTTTAGCGGGTTTATTGTGGACAGGGAGTAGGCGGCGTGGTGTCCTTTGTTGTTTTGGGTTGAGTGCGCTTTGGGATGTATTTTTGCATGCAGAAACAGTGCCCTTGCTTCCCATGCTGCTTACGGTTGGCCTGGCGCTATTTTTCCTCCTTCTCGTTCCCGCACGCTGGCCCGATCAGTTGGCTTCTATTATACCGGGTACTGTGGTACAGGAATCCGTACAGCAGGACTATTTGCGGCGTTTGCGTGACGTTACGGCGGAACGCGTGGAAAAATTCGTGCAGGTATTCCAAGAGTTGGCTCATAGTTTTGGGGGGGGTAAGGAGAGAATCACCAAAACCGGGGGCCAGGGTCAACCTTTGCTGGCCGATCTTGCTTCCTCCATTGCGGAGGGGGTATGTCCTGGCTGTCCTAAGCAGGCTGTCTGCTGGGATAGTCATGTGGAAACAACCTGTAATGAATTAGGAAAGATGATCCCCTTGTTATCCAGAAGTGGGGGGAATGCTATGCCCACTGTGGCTTGGAGAAAATATTGTGTACGTCCCCAGCCAACGGCCAATGTTTTGCGTGATGTTTATACGCACCGTGTGGTTCGGGAACGTAGTGATGCCCGAGAAATGGCAGTCCGTCAGTTGGTTCGTGATCAGTTGAGTGGGATGGCCGAGGTGATGGATAATTTGGCGAAAGAAATTCGGGGGGGTGTTTGTGCAGCCGAGGCGTGCGAGGAGAAGTTATCGGGGGCTTTGATAGCGGGTGGAATTCCCATGGAACGTCTTGATGTGATCAATCTTCAGCCCGGAAGAATTGAGTTGGAAATTACCTTATTGCAACAGGGGGCGAAGGGTGTAGGAAAGCGTTGGATTGCCCCCTTGCTTAGCCAAGTTCTTGGTGAACCTGTTCATCTATTACGTCATGCAAGTTGTGGGGATGGGCGGGGTGCATTGCTCAGTTTTGGTTCGGCACAGCGGTATCGCCTACGGATAGGTCATGCTATGGTGGTCAAGGAAGGAAAGACTGTTTCCGGGGATAGTTCCTGTGCCCTAGATTTGGGAACAGGCAAATTTGCTCTTGCTGTGAGTGACGGAATGGGGCATGGTGAAAAGGCTCGGGAGGAGAGTCAATCGGCCCTCCGTCTCCTACGCCGGTTGTTACGGGTGGGGATTGCTCCGCTGGTGGCTGTACAGACCGTCAATACGGTGTTGCGTTTGCGTGCTAGTGATGAAGAGATGTTTACTACCGTTGATCTTGTGCTCGTTGATCTCTACACGGCCAGTGGACAGTTTTTGAAAATTGGTTCCGCCCCCGGTTTCGTCAAGCGGGATCAAGAGGTTCATCGTTTGCGTGCCTCCCACCCGCCCATTGGTATTTTGCCGACATTGGATATAGAGCCCCTTCATGTGGAGTTAGAATCAGGTGATCTGGTTATTTTGATGACAGATGGTGTGTATGATGCTATGGAGGATGCTGCTTGGTTGCATTGTCTACGGAATGCGGCTATTCCGGATCCGCAGAATTTTGCTGATTCATTGTTAGAAGCCGCCTGGGATCGGCGGGGTCATGAGGCCAAGGATGACATGACAGTTGTTGTGGCGAAAGTGGAGCGGTGTGTAGGGGAGTGGTCTACGGTCCGCTTTCCTGGTGTTGCTTCCGTACGGCGTTCTGTATAG